The Camelina sativa cultivar DH55 chromosome 14, Cs, whole genome shotgun sequence genome includes a window with the following:
- the LOC104742320 gene encoding signal recognition particle 19 kDa protein: MDSGALNIKKWVVVYPVYINSKKTVAEGRRISVSQACENPNCIEISDCCKHLKLPSAVEIDKAYPRDFMQVGRVRVQLKREDGTLLNPAITSRKQLMQKIAELVPRHPERVKKQESQKAKKQEPQATTSTSGTSSKSGKGGKKKR; encoded by the exons ATGGATAGTGGAGCGCTCAACATCAAGAAATGGGTAGTGGTGTATCCAGTCTATATTAACTCAAAGAAAACTGTAGCTGAGGGAAGAAGAATCAGTGTGAGTCAAGCATGTGAGAATCCTAATTGCATTGAGATTAGTGATTGTTGCAAGCATTTGAAACTCCCTAGTGCTGTCGAG ATTGACAAAGCGTACCCGCGCGACTTCATGCAAGTAGGTAGAGTAAGAGTGCAGTTGAAAAGAGAGGATGGGACTTTACTCAATCCAGCCATTACTTCAA GAAAGCAATTGATGCAGAAAATTGCAGAGTTGGTACCGAGACATccagagagagtgaagaagcaGGAATCTCAGAAAGCGAAGAAGCAGGAACCTCAGGCCACAACTTCAACCTCCGGAACTTCTTCAAAGTCAGGAAAAGGtggcaagaagaagagataa
- the LOC104742322 gene encoding tRNA-specific adenosine deaminase 2 isoform X1: MTPVEEDNFEDSHIYNCEDSHIYMGFALHQAKLALEALEVPVGCVILEDGKVIASGRNRTNETRNATRHAEMEAIDQLVGQWQKNGLSPSQVAEKFSKCTLYVTCEPCIMCASALSFLGIKEVYYGCANDKFGGCGSILSLHLGSSQQSDILEEAQRGKGYKCRGGIMAEEAVSLFKCFYEQGNPNAPKPHRPVVQRERT, from the exons ATGACACCAGTAGAAGAGGACAATTTTGAGGATTCTCATATTTACAATTGTGAGGATTCTCATATTTATATGGGCTTTGCTCTGCACCAG GCTAAACTTGCTCTGGAGGCTCTTGAAGTTCCCGtggg ATGTGTTATTCTTGAGGACGGTAAGGTCATTGCTTCAGGGAGAAACCGAACAAATGAGACACGCAAT GCCACAAGACATGCAGAGATGGAAGCAATTGATCAACTTGTCGGACAATGGCAGAAAAATGGACTCTCACCTTCACAAGTCGCTGAGAAATTCTCGAAATGCACTCTTTACGTAACATGCGAACCTTGCATAATGTGTGCATCGGCCTTATCGTTTCTTG GTATAAAAGAAGTGTATTATGGATGTGCGAATGATAAATTTGGGGGATGTGGTTCCATTTTGTCGCTTCACTTAGGCAGTTCTCAGCAGTCAGATATTCT GGAAGAAGCTCAAAGAGGCAAAGGGTACAAGTGCAGAGGAGGAATAATGGCAGAAGAAGCTGTCTCTCTTTTCAAATGTTTCTATGAGCAAGGCAATCCCAATG CCCCAAAACCACACCGCCCGGTAGTTCAAAGAGAGAGGACTTGA
- the LOC104742322 gene encoding tRNA-specific adenosine deaminase 2 isoform X2 — translation MTPVEEDNFEDSHIYNCEDSHIYMGFALHQAKLALEALEVPVGCVILEDGKVIASGRNRTNETRNATRHAEMEAIDQLVGQWQKNGLSPSQVAEKFSKCTLYVTCEPCIMCASALSFLEVYYGCANDKFGGCGSILSLHLGSSQQSDILEEAQRGKGYKCRGGIMAEEAVSLFKCFYEQGNPNAPKPHRPVVQRERT, via the exons ATGACACCAGTAGAAGAGGACAATTTTGAGGATTCTCATATTTACAATTGTGAGGATTCTCATATTTATATGGGCTTTGCTCTGCACCAG GCTAAACTTGCTCTGGAGGCTCTTGAAGTTCCCGtggg ATGTGTTATTCTTGAGGACGGTAAGGTCATTGCTTCAGGGAGAAACCGAACAAATGAGACACGCAAT GCCACAAGACATGCAGAGATGGAAGCAATTGATCAACTTGTCGGACAATGGCAGAAAAATGGACTCTCACCTTCACAAGTCGCTGAGAAATTCTCGAAATGCACTCTTTACGTAACATGCGAACCTTGCATAATGTGTGCATCGGCCTTATCGTTTCTTG AAGTGTATTATGGATGTGCGAATGATAAATTTGGGGGATGTGGTTCCATTTTGTCGCTTCACTTAGGCAGTTCTCAGCAGTCAGATATTCT GGAAGAAGCTCAAAGAGGCAAAGGGTACAAGTGCAGAGGAGGAATAATGGCAGAAGAAGCTGTCTCTCTTTTCAAATGTTTCTATGAGCAAGGCAATCCCAATG CCCCAAAACCACACCGCCCGGTAGTTCAAAGAGAGAGGACTTGA
- the LOC104742315 gene encoding uncharacterized protein LOC104742315, with translation MIICPCKDCRNVVRQLNSVVVEHLVIRGMDEAYKVHSDWYHHGDVKSVDEFQSKPTQWNEEVFELYKAAEFFDQELAFRGDLADQPVGDLSEIAEGEDQQEDEFLAKIRDAETPLYPSCSNHSKLSAIVTLFRIKTHNGWSDKSFNELLQTLPSMLPDGNVFHTSLYDVKKFLKSFHMGYEKIDACVNDCCLFRKKLKKLDKCPKCNASRWKTNKRTNEVKKGVPQKVLRYFPIIPRLKRMFRSEDMAKDLRWHYTNKSTDGKLRHPVDSVTWAQMNEKYPSFAAEERNIRLGLSTDGFNPFNMKNSNYSSWPVLLVNYNLPPHLCMKKENIMLTLLIPGPQQPGNNIDVYLEPLIEDLNHLWKNGELTYDAFSKSTFTLKAMLLWTISDFPAYGNLAGCKVKGKMGCPMCGKNTDSMWLKFSRKHVYMCHRKGLAPTHRYREKKTWFDGKVEHRRKSRILTGHEVHQNLKNFQNDFGNVKKAGMKRKRTVYKEPVFDSDDDESESDEDEEVEVDEDELSRWKKRSILFTLPYWEDLPVRHNLDVMHIEKNVTHSIVSTLLHCGKSKDGLNARKDLQHLGLRKELHPTTKGKRTYLPAAPWSLSKNEKKIFCKRLFHFKGPDGYCSNISRGVSVEECKVGGLKSHDYHVLMQQLLPVALRGLLPKGPRTAILRLCAFFNHLCQRVIDIEVITVLEAEIVETLCMFERFFPPTFFDIMVHLTVHLGREARLGGPVHFRWMYPFERYMKVLKDFVRNPARPEGCIAESYLAEESMLFCNEFLKKTTNVEEKPERNVEYVNSSILEGRPISAGTSFTLTEMEKNIAHLAVIQNTAAFDHYVDMHLQYLQDSNPRCRRDATYLWSMHSKNFAAWLKGQISITSDGHEDIVKWLAYGPRCTARSYTGYIVNGQRFHTYSLERQSQNSGVYYEATAMCRSSAKDTSQVVDLVSYYGRITDIILLDYHVFYVPIFRCNWAVKGNGVKVEDGFTLVNLNQSQVSFQKDPYILASQAKQVFYSSEDGSSWSVVMRGASRRYSKEDVQSGNADIIGPLPVDVDMDTEMDEAEYARSDCEGIYVQE, from the exons ATGATAATATGTCCTTGTAAAGACTGTCGTAATGTAGTACGACAGTTAAACAGTGTTGTGGTTGAGCATCTTGTAATAAGAGGGATGGATGAGGCATACAAGGTGCATAgtgattggtatcatcatggagatGTGAAGTCAGTAGATGAATTTCAAAGTAAACCAACTCAGTGGAATGAggaagtttttgagttatataaagcTGCTGAATTTTTTGATCAAGAGTTGGCTTTTAGAGGTGACTTAGCTGACCAACCTGTGGGCGACTTAAGTGAGATTGCAGAGGGTGAGGACCAACAAGAGGATGAGTTCCTTGCAAAGATCCGGGATGCTGAAACCCCACTATACCCTAGCTGTTCAAACCACAGCAAGTTATCGGCTATTGTGACTTTGTTTAGGATTAAGACACATAATGGCTGGTCGGATAAGAGCTTCAATGAACTGCTTCAGACATTGCCAAGCATGTTGCCAGATGGTAATGTCTTTCACACATCATTGTATGAtgtcaagaaatttttaaagagcTTTCATATGGGATATGAAAAGATCGACGCATGTGTTAATGATTGCTGCCTCTTcagaaagaagttaaagaagctTGATAAATGTCCCAAATGTAATGCTTCACGGTGGAAGACTAATAAGCGGACTAATGAGGTAAAGAAAGGTGTCCCACAGAAAGtattaagatattttccaaTTATACCAAGGCTGAAGAGAATGTTCAGATCAGAGGACATGGCTAAGGACTTACGGTGGCATTACACTAACAAGAGCACTGATGGAAAACTTCGACATCCAGTAGATTCTGTTACATGGGCTCAGATGAATGAGAAGTATCCTTCATTTGCAGCTGAAGAAAGGAACATACGGCTTGGGCTGTCCACAGATGGATTTAATCCATTCAACATGAAGAATAGTAATTATAGTAGCTGGCCTGTGCTATTGGTAAACTACAATTTGCCTCCTCACCTTtgtatgaagaaggagaatataATGTTGACATTATTGATTCCTGGTCCACAACAACCAGGTAATAATATTGATGTCTACCTAGAACCTCTTATTGAGGATTTGAATCATCTGTGGAAGAATGGAGAGCTAACGTATGATGCTTTTAGTAAAAGTACATTTACTCTAAAGGCAATGCTTCTCTGGACCATTAGTGATTTTCCTGCGTATGGAAATCTTGCTGGTTGTAAAGTAAAAGGTAAAATGGGATGTCCTATGTGTGGGAAAAATACTGATAGTATGTGGTTGAAGTTTAGCAGGAAACATGTCTACATGTGTCATAGAAAAGGTTTGGCTCCAACACACAGATATAGGGAAAAGAAGACTTGGTTTGATGGAAAAGTTGAGCATAGGAGAAAGTCAAGAATTTTAACTGGTCATGAAGTTCATCAGAATCTGAAAAACTTCCAAAATGATTTCGGAAATGTGAAAAAGGCtgggatgaagagaaagagaactgTCTATAAAGAACCAGTGTttgacagtgatgatgatgaaagtgaatccgatgaagatgaggaagtaGAAGTAGATGAAGATGAGTTATCAAGGTGGAAGAAAAGATCCATTTTATTTACTCTGCCTTATTGGGAGGATCTACCAGTACGGCATAATTTGGATGTAATGCACATAGAAAAGAATGTGACTCACAGCATTGTATCCACATTGTTGCATTGTGGAAAATCTAAGGATGGTCTTAATGCTCGTAAGGATCTTCAACATCTTGGTCTAAGAAAAGAGTTGCATCCTACCACAAAAGGAAAGAGAACATATCTTCCAGCAGCACCTTGGTCTTTGTccaagaatgagaagaagattttttgCAAACGACTATTTCATTTTAAAGGTCCAGATGGATACTGTTCTAATATTTCAAGAGGAGTTTCAGTAGAAGAGTGTAAGGTAGGAGGTCTGAAATCACATGATTATCATGTCTTGATGCAACAGCTTCTCCCGGTTGCACTTAGAGGATTGTTACCAAAAGGTCCTAGAACAGCAATACTACGGCTATGCGCATTCTTCAATCATTTGTGTCAGAGAGTTATTGATATTGAGGTTATTACAGTATTGGAAGCTGAAATTGTAGAAACGCTTTGTATGTTTGAAAGGTTTTTCCCTCCAACCTTCTTTGATATCATGGTACACTTGACTGTTCATCTAGGAAGAGAAGCTAGACTAGGAGGACCTGTGCATTTTAGGTGGATGTACCCATTTGAGAGgtatatgaaagttctaaaagattttgtaaGAAATCCTGCAAGACCAGAGGGTTGTATAGCAGAGTCATATCTTGCAGAAGAAAGCATGCTGTTTTGTAATGAGTTTCTGAAAAAGACAACCAATGTAGAAGAAAAACCTGAGAGGAATGTAGAGTATGTGAACAGCTCTATATTAGAAGGTCGTCCAATATCAGCAGGAACGTCATTCACTCTTACTGAAATGGAGAAGAATATAGCCCATCTTGCTGTCATTCAAAATACAGCTGCCTTTGATCATTATGTGGA TATGCATTTGCAATATCTACAAGACTCAAATCCAAGGTGTAGACGTGATGCAACATATTTATGGTCTATGCATTCTAAGAATTTTGCTGCTTGGTTAAAAGGACAG ATATCTATTACTTCTGATGGACATGAAGACATAGTTAAATGGCTAGCATATGGTCCACGGTGTACTGCAAGGTCCTATACTGGTTATATAGTTAATGGACAACGTTTTCACACATACTCACTTGAAAGGCAGAGTCAGAACAGTGGTGTTTATTATGAGGCAACGGCTATGTGTAGATCTAGTGCTAAGGATACTTCACAAGTAGTTGATTTGGTGTCATATTATGGGAGAATTACTGACATCATATTGTTGGACTACCATGTGTTCTATGTGCCGATATTTAGATGTAACTGGGCAGTAAAAGGTAATGGAGTTAAAGTGGAAGATGGGTTCACACTTGTTAACTTAAATCAGAGCCAAGTAAGCTTTCAGAAGGATCCGTATATTCTAGCATCTCAAGCAAAGCAAGTATTTTATTCAAGTGAAGATGGATCAAGTTGGTCTGTTGTTATGAGAGGTGCTTCAAGAAGATATAGTAAAGAAGATGTTCAGTCTGGAAATGCAGATATAATTGGTCCATTGCCAGTAGATGTTGACATGGATACTGAAATGGATGAAGCTGAATATGCTAGATCTGATTGTGAAGGCATATATGTGCAAGAGTAG
- the LOC104742319 gene encoding dolichol-phosphate mannosyltransferase subunit 3-like, whose protein sequence is MKHIVKILSLLAAISAFWIGLLQAAIIPRSHTWLLPIYFVVSLGCYGLLMVGVGLMQFPTCPQEAVLLQKDITEAKEFFKHKGVDVGSD, encoded by the exons ATGAAGCATATAGTAAAGATCTTGAGCCTCCTGGCGGCAATCTCTGCCTTCTGGATTGGTCTTTTGCAGGCTGCGATTATTCCTCGAAGCCACACTTGGTTG CTACCGATCTACTTTGTTGTATCCCTCGGATGCTATGGTCTATTAATGGTTGGAGTCGGCCTAATGCAATTTCCTACATGCCCCCAAGAAGCAGTTCTGTTGCAGAAG GATATCACAGAGGCCAAAGAATTCTTCAAGCACAAAGGGGTCGATGTTGGATCAGACTGA
- the LOC104742321 gene encoding uncharacterized protein LOC104742321: MGTAYDQVLRSVAQVNIADQTEDSGDVVSDGDGVKVSCFTEVFDDVTIQFQIIRLAKQIYVWLGCNSAKFGNLYAAASTRPSNTVSVTSVLGGSSDNTGSGIARRLVLKTGLNIILACNIPKNNPLLEAKAEKVLIRKLIDLGYTMPRPVRAT; the protein is encoded by the exons ATGGGGACTGCATACGACCAAGTTCTTCGCTCTGTTGCCCAGGTGAACATCGCCGACCAGACCGAAGATTCCGGCGACGTAGTCAGTGATGGAGACGGTGTAAAAGTCTCGTGCTTCACTGAAGTTTTCGATGATGTCACAATCCAGTTCCAGATCATCCGTCTCGCGAAACAG ATTTATGTATGGCTTGGTTGTAACTCCGCCAAATTTGGGAATTTGTACGCAGCCGCTTCAACACGACCG AGCAATACCGTGAGTGTTACTTCAGTACTTGGTGGATCATCTGATAACACTGGATCTGGCATTGCGCGTAGATTAG TGTTGAAGACTGGACTCAATATAATACTGGCTTGCAACATCCCTAAGAACAATCCCTTGCTCGAG gCAAAAGCTGAGAAAGTGTTGATTAGAAAGCTGATTGATCTTGGTTACACAATGCCAAGACCTGTAAGAGCAACATAG
- the LOC109124606 gene encoding 1-Cys peroxiredoxin PER1: MPGITLGDTVPNLEVETTHGKFKLHDHFADSWTVLFSHPGDFTPVCTTELGAMAKYAHEFEKRGVKLLGLSCDDVQSHKDWIKDIEAFALGSKVKYPIIADPNKEIIPQLNMIDPIENGPSRALHIVGPDSKIKLSFLYPSTTGRNMDEVLRALDSLLMASKHNNKIATPVNWKPHEPVVISPAVSDEEAKKMFPQGFKTADLPSKKGYLRHTEVS; the protein is encoded by the exons ATGCCAGGGATCACACTAGGAGACACAGTGCCGAACCTAGAAGTGGAGACGACACATGGCAAGTTCAAGCTTCATGACCACTTCGCCGATTCTTGGACCGTCCTCTTCTCTCATCCCG GGGATTTCACGCCGGTATGTACCACGGAGCTCGGTGCGATGGCTAAATACGCTCATGAGTTCGAGAAGAGAGGCGTTAAGCTCCTTGGTTTGTCTTGTGACGACGTACAGTCCCACAAAGACTGGATCAAAGATATCGAAGCCTTTGcg CTCGGAAGCAAGGTGAAGTACCCGATAATCGCAGACCCGAACAAAGAGATCATTCCTCAGCTTAACATGATTGATCCAATCGAGAACGGACCGTCTCGTGCCCTCCATATTGTTGGTCCTGACAGTAAG ATTAAGCTGAGCTTCTTGTATCCGTCGACCACGGGACGTAACATGGATGAAGTACTGAGGGCTTTGGACTCGTTGTTGATGGCGTCGAAGCACAATAACAAGATCGCCACTCCGGTTAACTGGAAACCGCATGAACCAGTTGTGATTTCGCCTGCCGTGTCGGACGAAGAAGCCAAAAAGATGTTTCCTCAGGGTTTCAAGACCGCCGATCTTCCCTCAAAGAAAGGCTATCTGCGTCACACTGAGGTCTCTTGA